In the Paenibacillus sp. FSL H7-0357 genome, one interval contains:
- a CDS encoding HD-GYP domain-containing protein, with the protein MRLVSVNRLQAGMKLGKKIYNDEGLVLLADGIELTDALIKRLARIDIGYIYIEDAITEDIVITGMLHDETRNQALKVIRSQFQDMSGASGITKGFYHLDKKFSKMMDSILEDMSSLEDPMIMLADMHTADNYLYVHSLNVCLYTLVLGIAHGYSKEELRVIGLGSLLHDIGKTQIPVKIIQKPGMLSDEEFRHMQAHTEIGYRILKDEPNIPLLAAHCALQHHERIDGSGYPRGLTGLQIHEYAKWLGIADSYDAMTSNRIYKKAMLPHQAVEALYVGSGTLYEQNQLELFRDRVAIYPLGLTVKLSTGESGVVVKIDPSIPHRPVVRVFAGPEGETVIPFERDLGRALSVVIVGVSDEDQSMVKVT; encoded by the coding sequence GTGCGTTTAGTATCCGTGAATCGGCTTCAGGCGGGAATGAAGCTGGGTAAAAAAATTTATAATGATGAAGGACTTGTTCTGTTAGCGGACGGAATAGAACTTACGGATGCCTTAATTAAGCGGCTGGCAAGGATCGACATCGGCTATATTTATATAGAGGATGCCATCACGGAAGATATCGTAATTACTGGAATGCTGCATGATGAGACGCGCAATCAGGCGCTGAAGGTCATTAGGAGCCAGTTTCAGGATATGTCCGGTGCTTCCGGCATAACTAAAGGCTTCTATCATCTCGACAAAAAATTCTCCAAGATGATGGACTCCATTCTGGAAGACATGTCATCACTGGAGGACCCGATGATTATGCTGGCGGATATGCATACAGCTGACAACTATCTGTATGTCCATTCGCTTAATGTCTGTCTGTATACGCTGGTGCTTGGAATTGCCCATGGCTACAGCAAAGAGGAGCTGCGGGTAATTGGGCTGGGCTCGCTGCTGCATGACATTGGCAAAACGCAGATTCCGGTCAAAATCATCCAGAAGCCGGGGATGCTCAGCGACGAGGAATTCCGCCATATGCAGGCTCACACTGAAATTGGATACCGGATTCTCAAGGATGAGCCGAATATCCCGCTGCTCGCGGCGCATTGTGCCCTGCAGCATCATGAACGTATCGACGGCTCCGGCTACCCCCGCGGGCTGACCGGTCTGCAAATCCATGAATATGCCAAGTGGCTGGGGATAGCCGATTCCTACGATGCCATGACCTCGAACCGGATCTATAAAAAAGCGATGCTGCCGCATCAGGCGGTAGAGGCGCTGTATGTCGGATCAGGGACATTGTATGAGCAAAACCAGCTGGAGCTGTTCAGAGACCGTGTAGCGATCTACCCGCTTGGGCTCACAGTGAAGCTGAGCACCGGTGAGAGCGGCGTCGTGGTCAAAATTGATCCCAGTATCCCCCACAGGCCGGTTGTGCGGGTATTTGCCGGCCCCGAAGGTGAGACGGTTATTCCCTTTGAACGGGATCTTGGCAGAGCACTTTCCGTTGTGATCGTCGGCGTGTCAGATGAGGATCAATCTATGGTGAAGGTGACCTAA
- a CDS encoding undecaprenyl-diphosphate phosphatase, translated as MDTITAIILAIVEGITEFIPVSSTGHMILTTKLLGYNEQEPIMKTYEIVIQLGAILAIALVYRQRVLNLLGIGRSRQGRGGVMPASRLNLVHIILGIAPALAVAFFARDFIKGLFGATTVLWALVAGGILMIVAEWVNKRKIRVTAHELDDLSYGQALAIGMYQIISVLWPGFSRSGSTISGGMLSGVSYKASADFSFLIAIPIMCAASGYELLDSYKYFTSDTIWDFAIGFVISFIVAYVVVILFMKLIQKIRPTHFAIYRFILAAVFWLFIMR; from the coding sequence ATGGATACTATTACAGCAATTATTCTGGCTATTGTAGAGGGGATTACGGAGTTTATTCCGGTTTCATCGACAGGCCACATGATTCTTACCACGAAACTATTAGGCTATAACGAGCAAGAGCCGATAATGAAGACATACGAAATTGTCATTCAGCTCGGTGCGATTCTGGCCATTGCGCTGGTCTACCGCCAGCGGGTTCTGAATTTGCTGGGGATCGGACGCAGCCGTCAAGGCAGAGGCGGTGTGATGCCTGCTTCACGTCTCAATCTGGTGCACATCATTCTCGGAATTGCTCCGGCGCTGGCCGTGGCATTTTTTGCCCGTGACTTTATCAAGGGGCTTTTCGGGGCTACGACGGTGTTATGGGCACTGGTCGCCGGCGGGATTCTAATGATCGTTGCAGAATGGGTGAACAAACGCAAGATCCGTGTAACTGCGCATGAGCTTGATGATCTATCTTACGGGCAGGCGCTGGCTATCGGCATGTATCAGATTATTTCCGTACTCTGGCCCGGCTTCTCCCGCTCCGGATCTACAATCTCAGGCGGTATGCTGAGCGGTGTCAGCTATAAGGCTTCGGCGGATTTTTCCTTCCTCATCGCCATTCCGATTATGTGTGCGGCTTCGGGTTATGAGCTGCTGGATTCGTACAAGTATTTTACAAGTGATACCATCTGGGATTTTGCCATTGGATTCGTAATTTCATTTATAGTCGCTTATGTGGTCGTAATCCTGTTTATGAAGCTGATTCAAAAGATCAGACCGACGCACTTTGCGATCTACCGGTTTATCCTGGCAGCTGTTTTCTGGCTGTTTATTATGCGTTAA
- the yfkAB gene encoding radical SAM/CxCxxxxC motif protein YfkAB, with translation MSILEPSSTTVRELSPSFDPWDPITSLRKHGRHVLTSVEMTVTNLCNMRCEHCAVGDSLTMKEGEMLPLKNMLDRLEQVEHLQTISITGGEPMFRASTVENIIVPLLKYARERGIRSQINSNLTMPYARYEQLLPYLDVMHISFNYVNGDDFHEVGFANSGHPVSREAAYRLYDTMLENSRRLSEDGMLISAESMINYRTHTKLPEIHKLIGDMGARRHEVHPMYASSFASSLPVLSLKEMGDAIHSLLDHRDPEMWMLFGTLPFFACSFLEQDQKLLRRLRTEKNVTLRNDPDGRNRVNVNLFTGDVFVTDFADISAFGNISTSKLDDIFAEWQTKHPLNQKVNCHCDEAGCCGPNLLVADMYYPEVDFKSRKAITL, from the coding sequence ATGAGTATATTAGAACCATCCTCCACAACTGTCCGTGAACTGTCGCCGAGCTTCGATCCATGGGATCCGATTACTTCACTGCGCAAGCATGGACGGCATGTATTGACCAGTGTGGAGATGACGGTTACCAATCTATGCAACATGCGATGTGAACATTGTGCGGTTGGCGACAGCCTGACGATGAAAGAAGGAGAAATGCTGCCTCTGAAGAATATGCTGGACCGCCTGGAGCAGGTAGAACATCTGCAAACGATCAGTATTACCGGCGGGGAGCCGATGTTCCGCGCATCGACTGTAGAGAATATCATCGTGCCGCTGCTGAAATATGCCCGTGAGCGGGGCATACGTTCGCAGATCAACTCCAATCTGACTATGCCCTACGCCCGTTACGAGCAACTGCTGCCGTATCTGGACGTGATGCATATTTCATTCAATTATGTGAACGGAGACGACTTCCATGAGGTAGGCTTCGCCAACAGCGGTCATCCGGTGTCACGTGAAGCGGCGTATCGTTTATATGACACGATGCTTGAGAATTCACGGCGGCTCAGTGAAGACGGTATGCTGATCTCAGCAGAATCTATGATTAACTACCGTACACACACCAAGCTGCCTGAAATTCATAAGCTGATTGGCGATATGGGTGCAAGACGGCATGAGGTGCATCCGATGTACGCTTCCAGCTTTGCCTCTTCGCTCCCTGTGCTGTCTCTGAAGGAAATGGGTGATGCCATTCATTCCCTGCTGGATCACCGCGATCCGGAGATGTGGATGCTGTTTGGCACTCTGCCGTTTTTTGCCTGCAGCTTCCTGGAACAGGATCAGAAGCTGCTGCGCAGATTGCGTACCGAGAAGAATGTGACGCTGCGCAATGATCCGGACGGAAGAAACCGTGTGAATGTAAATTTATTTACAGGTGATGTCTTTGTCACGGATTTTGCCGATATTTCTGCCTTTGGCAACATCAGTACCAGCAAGCTGGATGACATTTTCGCCGAGTGGCAGACTAAGCATCCGCTTAATCAGAAAGTGAATTGCCACTGTGATGAAGCTGGCTGCTGCGGGCCCAACCTTTTGGTGGCCGATATGTATTATCCAGAGGTAGATTTCAAATCAAGGAAAGCGATCACTCTGTAG
- a CDS encoding spore coat protein CotJB: MEANPCEPRYYEMLEQLQVLDFALVELNLYLDTHPEDLRAIEQFNQLTQERTRLANQFQELYGPLQNFGRAYSKCPWEWSQSPWPWQV; the protein is encoded by the coding sequence ATGGAAGCAAATCCTTGCGAGCCCCGTTACTATGAAATGCTGGAGCAGCTGCAGGTTCTGGATTTTGCCCTGGTGGAGCTTAACCTGTATCTGGATACCCATCCCGAGGACTTAAGAGCGATTGAACAGTTCAATCAGCTGACTCAGGAGCGCACCCGGCTGGCCAATCAATTTCAGGAGCTGTACGGCCCGCTGCAGAACTTTGGCCGCGCCTACTCCAAATGTCCGTGGGAATGGAGCCAGAGCCCTTGGCCTTGGCAGGTATAG
- a CDS encoding hemolysin family protein, whose translation MHTEFDIGRLLLNLLLVLVLVLLNGIFVAAEFSLVKVRQSRLTQLVSEGNKMAGYALKVNKKLDSYLSATQFGITLASLGLGWVGEPAISELLVEPLMFQLGVTDHTLISTVSVVVGFSIITFLHIVLGELAPKSLAIQKTEGSALLLSAPLMFFYNLFLPFIWVLNASANALLRLVGVEPASEAEAAHSEEEIRILMNQSAKSGVIDKDEMKLMDNIFEFSDLLAREVMLPRTDMDVLYSNLTLEENMRIITETKHSRYPVANEDKDRIIGFIHITDLLFAPLEQQNDLASLVRPILNVPESMEISHALRLMQKNKAQLTLVVDEYGGTAGLLTAEEILEEIVGDLHDEFEDERPSVERNGDYISVEGRMLIEDVNDLTGVIIEDDEVDSIGGWLFKELEGNPSKGKRIVVGDVTFEVEESTRLRITRINIHREKPLVNEEDDTGTDEEKE comes from the coding sequence GTGCATACGGAATTTGACATAGGAAGATTGCTGCTTAATCTTTTGCTGGTTCTGGTGCTTGTATTGTTGAATGGTATATTTGTAGCGGCGGAGTTCTCGCTGGTAAAGGTCAGACAGTCCCGTCTGACCCAGCTTGTCAGTGAAGGCAACAAGATGGCTGGATACGCGCTGAAGGTCAACAAAAAGCTCGATTCCTACCTGTCAGCGACCCAGTTCGGTATTACCCTCGCCTCATTGGGTCTAGGCTGGGTCGGTGAGCCGGCCATCTCAGAGCTGCTGGTTGAACCGCTAATGTTTCAGCTCGGCGTCACCGACCATACACTGATTTCCACTGTGTCTGTCGTTGTCGGGTTTTCCATTATTACATTTTTACATATTGTGCTGGGTGAGCTTGCTCCAAAGTCCCTGGCGATTCAAAAAACTGAAGGCTCCGCGCTGCTGCTCTCTGCACCGCTAATGTTCTTCTATAACCTGTTTCTGCCCTTTATCTGGGTGCTGAATGCATCCGCCAATGCTCTTCTTAGACTGGTGGGGGTTGAACCGGCCAGTGAAGCCGAGGCGGCTCACTCGGAAGAGGAAATCCGGATTCTGATGAATCAGAGCGCCAAGAGCGGTGTCATTGATAAAGACGAGATGAAGCTGATGGATAACATTTTTGAATTCTCCGATTTGCTGGCCCGTGAAGTTATGCTTCCGCGTACCGATATGGATGTGCTCTATAGCAATCTTACACTGGAAGAGAATATGCGGATCATTACGGAGACGAAACATTCGCGTTATCCGGTTGCCAACGAGGATAAGGACCGGATTATCGGCTTCATCCACATTACCGACCTGTTGTTCGCACCTTTAGAACAGCAGAATGATCTGGCTTCACTGGTCCGCCCGATTCTGAACGTACCGGAGTCGATGGAGATCAGCCATGCACTGCGCCTGATGCAGAAGAACAAAGCCCAGCTTACGCTGGTTGTCGATGAATACGGCGGTACAGCCGGACTTCTGACCGCTGAGGAGATTCTTGAAGAAATTGTCGGCGATCTGCATGATGAATTCGAGGATGAGCGTCCGAGCGTCGAGCGCAATGGAGATTATATCTCAGTTGAGGGCCGGATGCTGATTGAGGATGTCAACGATCTTACGGGTGTGATTATTGAGGATGATGAGGTCGATTCCATCGGCGGCTGGCTGTTCAAAGAGCTGGAGGGTAATCCGTCCAAGGGTAAGCGGATTGTTGTGGGCGATGTTACCTTTGAAGTAGAAGAATCCACCCGGCTGCGGATTACAAGAATCAATATCCACCGGGAAAAGCCACTTGTCAATGAAGAGGATGATACCGGGACGGATGAAGAAAAGGAATAA
- a CDS encoding spore coat associated protein CotJA — protein MNSEERVWTPYRGPFDPCPPVPFKTYVVPPNQFIAFQPPGLPQFPLPEALRAGTLWPALFSPYESKAGKGGI, from the coding sequence TTGAACTCCGAGGAACGTGTATGGACACCGTATAGGGGACCATTTGACCCTTGTCCGCCGGTGCCGTTCAAAACGTATGTTGTGCCGCCCAACCAATTTATTGCTTTTCAGCCCCCGGGATTGCCGCAGTTTCCGTTACCTGAAGCACTGAGGGCGGGTACACTTTGGCCTGCCCTGTTCAGTCCGTATGAATCCAAAGCCGGCAAAGGAGGAATTTAG